The Heptranchias perlo isolate sHepPer1 chromosome 30, sHepPer1.hap1, whole genome shotgun sequence region TTTCAGAAAGAGGGTGATTTAAGACCATGGCGGTATTAATAGACTAGAAGGATTTCGAATTCAATGCATGGGGGGATGAGCAGTCAGTGTAGGTCGGTGAGAGTGGGGGCCATGAGCGAGCAAGATTTAGTGTAGAACAAGATACGTGCGGCAAAATTCTGGTTAATGTTGGAAATTATagtgggtggaggatgggaggcctacGAGCATTGGAGTATTCAAGTCTGAAGGTGAGAATGGCAAGTGTAAGGGTTTTCAGTGCGTGAGAGGCTGCTGTAGCGGTGGATGGTGTTGGGGAGGGGCAAGTAAGCAGTCTTGGAAAGGATATGAGGCttcaagctcagctcagggtctaaACAGAGGCCAAGATTGCAACCAGTCTGAGAGTCAccagggagggagatggtgtCAGTGGCTGGGGAGCAGAGATTGTAACTGGGGCCAAACACACTGGCTTTGGTGTTCATGATGTTGAGCTGGAGAAAACTGAGACTTTTTTAAGATTGGATGCCAAATGAGCAATCTAAGAGTACAGAGTCCTTTGAGGGGGTCACAAaaagtggtggagagatagaactGGGTAGCATCAGCGTTCATGTGAAAGCTAATTTCACGCCAGCAGATGTTGTTGGCCAGAGGCAGAACGTAGATGAGGAGGTTGGTTACCATGTCGGCTTAGTAAGAACGTTGGCTGCAACGCATTGTATGAAAATCATAGTTGTGCGCCCCTTTGGCTCATCGCATCAAATTGCTCCTATCTCTACGACCagcagtttactttcatattgtgCTGCTAATGTAGCTTCATAAGGGAAATCAGATCTTGAGTAAGAATTGGAAGAGTTAATTGCAGGGACTGAAGGTGTCGGCAAAGATGCAGATTTTGAGGAGAGCtttgaaggtggagagagagagaagaatgcggaagggtttaggaagagaattctgtAATGCAGGGATGTGATGGTTTTAGACTCTGATGGAGCAGATGCAGGAAGGTGGGATGCACAGTAGAGCAGAGTGAAAGTGCAAACTGCGACATatgactggaggaggttgcagaggtggactgtggagggatttgtaaatagCCAGTGCTTCATCCCAGTCTTCTATACACGTAAATTAATTGTGAGATTAATGGTAACAAAAGAATATTTGTCTGCCTGACAGGTTTTCCAGGGCTTGGAAGCACTGCTTAGTCCTGTAAAGCTGTGTGCCTCTGCTACAGTCATTCCCGTGAGAACTAAGAGGAGACATTATGTTCCACCACGTAAACAGGACAACTCTGCTGATCAGGAGCAAATAGCACGAGCTGCGGGAATGGTGATTCGACAGCAGTACATGGAACGGTCTATCAATATATCAAGTACAGGTACAGGGGATCCATCATTAGCAACACAGTTAAAGGCATGTACTGCATGATCTTTAGAAGGAAACCAAATTGCTTCGGAAGAGTTGTGAACGATTCACCTTCAGTATCCGAGGAAGGTTACGATGATGTCACGGTGGTTTATTTTCTGTATCTTGGGTCGGTGACTTTTTAATTTAAACAAATGACCCTCCCCTCCTGCGGACATTGACCCATCCTCTGGCACAGTCCTGCTAGTACTGGACACCCTCTCAGCCAAATGGCTGCTCTTCATGTTTGAGCCTGGACATTGAGTGTTGGCAAGTGATTTGATTATGGAGGGCAGCTCAGTGACCGAGTGGGTAAATTCACTGTCCATTGTGGTACTGAACTTTATTGACCAGAAGATCttagagcacagaaagaggccattcggcccatcatgcccgtgccggctttttgaaagggctatccaattagtcccactctcctgctctttccccatagccctgcagatttttccttttcaaatacatatccaattcacttttgaaagttactattgaacctgcttccactgccctttcaggcagcgcattccagatcacaacaacttgcagcgttaaaaaaaaattctcctcatctccccctctgattcttttgccaattaccgtaaatctgtttcctccggttaccgaccctccttctagtggaaacagtttctccttatttagtctatcaaaacccttcacaattttgaacatttCAGTTTGTTCCTCAGTATTTTCTTTCCCCCATTTACTCTTGGGACGTGGATGACGATATTATGAGCAGCATTTATGCCTCATCCTTGGTTATCCCGAGGACAGTAAGAGAAgactaagaacttgcatttagatagcacctttcacaacctcaggacttcccaaagccagTCAAGTACTTTTGGAGCGTAGTCACTGTttgaatgtaggaaacacggtatAGTGTgcaactggagtcacatgtaggccagaccaggtaaggttcACAGactcccttccctaaaggacgttagtgaactatCTGGGTTTACATGATAATCCGACAGCTTTCATGGTAATTTTTCTGGTGCCACAATTTGACACGGTCGATTGCTAGCCCAGTAACGTAACCACAAAGCTACCGAGCccttgtagggttgccaactctattgTGGTCTATTCCTGGAGGCTTACATCCTGCCTCAAACTGCCCCGTCCCCACACTCTCGCcgttggtccatcctccaggcgcACTGCCTTcgcacagccaattggaaagggaacagactctttgaTGCCCatttggattaatcttgactgttagtgaAACAGTTTGTTTCCCCCATCTCCgttatttttataactaacaagttaaagtgttcaaagaaaatggaaaaaacccACTAATTTGTTTAATGCTCCTCTGATCTTTCTTTCGGGTTACAaataattacaaagaatgtacagcacagaaacaggccatttggcccaactggtccatgctggtatttatgctcattgcgtgcctcctccctccctacttcatctaactctattaacatatccttctattcctttctccctcatgcgtttatctcgcttccccttaaatgtatctatgctagtcgcctcaactactccattgtggtagcacattccacgttcttaccactctctgggtaaagaagtttctcctgaattcaagagttgcttgcagcagtgtcctggaggttaatgttcaattcctggagactccaggacaatcctggagagttggcaaccccaagcCCTTATCTTCGTCAGGCTGGCAGTGATGGGTTAGAGGAGTAATCAGCCGGGGGCTCCACTGCGTTTTTCCATCTACTGGCTAATTGCCAGAAGTGGATGTGTGCGGATGTTGGGTGAGATCAGGATCAGGCCGATCTGCGATGCCCTCCGTAGCCAAATGGCTTACTGACACTCAAAGTCCAGGCTCATACATGGAGGATGACCACTTGGACAAGGGGTATTGCAGGGCGGCTAAAGCCTTTGGGACAGTGCCATGGCGCAGTTCAAAGCttgcaggagagaaggggagaaaaactgGTCAGTTTTCTGTTCTTAGTACACAATTGGCAAATACGTATTCAGTGTGAAAGCATTTAATTATAATGAGATTCATTATAAGAGGGTTGCACGTATATGTTTTTAGCATTcatgttgccggctggtgtggtgggtgctgactctctgccttcaagagggagctggaccggttcctgactggggcagagatcgcatcatgtaGAAGGTAAATGTCTTTATAGATAATACATTGTCCGTGTGATCTCCCGGACTGGTCTCGATTACGTGAGCGGGTCggtgaggaattttccagagtagttgttcccttattggccctggggttttttctgtgatttttttttttgggccTCCCAGGTGATTACATGGCTGAGGGGTGGGcgggggtgagtgtgggggggatgTTTGGAAGTGATGCTCCGACCATCATGGCGTGTAGGGCAGGCTTGATGAgccagctggtctttccctgcccgttaattttgtatgttcgtatgttaatcgcattgttatttattttttgtaGCTGGAATATTCGATCCATACATTCCACCGGAAGGTGATGCTCGCATGTCCTCTCTAACAAAGGCAGGTCTTAAACAACGTGCAGAGCAGATCAAGCAACAAGCGACCTCACAGCTTGCGTAAGTTGCCCTTGTGCATTTTCATTGAGTAATGAAGTGTTCCCATCTGATTCCTTCTCAGCCCATGGAGCGCAGGCACAGGTGGTAGATGAGGTAACTGTTAGGAATCCTAGTTATTTATGTTAATGTATGTGCTAACGTTCCTCAATAAAAGTGAATTTGCAAACAGCAGATGGCTTTATCACAGTATGGGGATTAAacatagctcagtgggtagcactctcacctccgaatcagaaggttgtgggttcaaactccactgcagagccttgagcacgtaatctaggctgacacttcaatgcagttctacgggagtgctgcattgtcggatatgccgtctttcggatgagatgttaaaccgaggccccgtcagccccctcagctggatgcaaaagatcccatggcattatttcaaagacgaGCGTGGAAAATTGTCCTGGTGTTTTCGCCAAAATTTATCTCTcaaacaacatcattaaaacagatataTGTCCATTCATCTtactgctgattgtgggatcttgcagtaaacaaattggctgctgcattcgcCTGCATTGCAACGGTGGCTACATTACAACGGTACAGAATTGCTGTGAaaagttttgggacgtcctgaggttgtgaacggcaCAATATAAATTCTTTTGGAACAGTAGAGAAGTGAAGTAGTTGGATTACACAGCGTGTAACAGTGTTATTTTATCGCTGGAACTGGGACTTGAAATTGGGCCAGATAGACCGAGATAAAGTAATCTTGCTCGGCTGTTAAGGTTCACCAGAAATAAGTTCAGGAAGACTCAATCCGTGGGGACTTGTCCCATTTTCAGAATTAATTAATGTTAATTTCACAAACTCAAtcaggtacctgaaggagaaaaggtGTAGCGAATAAAAATGTTACACTGTTGGAGTAGTGAGGCTGGTGTGAAGCGGTAGTtatgcagaagttatgctgcagctatacaaaatcctggtcagaccgcacctggagtactgtgagcagttctgggcaccgcacctttggaaggacatattggccttggagggagtgcagcgtaggtttactagaatgatatccggacttcaagggttaagttacgaggagagattacacaaattggggttgtatcctctagagtttcgaaggttacggggtgatctgatcgaagtttataagatattaaggggaacagatagggtggatagagagaaactatttccgctggttggggattctaggactaggggacacagtctaaaaaaattagagccagacctttcaggagtgagattagaaaacacttctacacacaaagggtggtagaagtttggaactctcttccgcaaacaacaattgatactagctcaattgctaattttaaatctgagatagatagctttttggcaaccaaaggtagtaagggatatgggccaaaggcaggtatatggagctagatcacagatcagccatgatcttatcaaatggcggagcgggctcgaggggctgaatggcctactcctgttcctatgtatcagGTTCACTGTACATGGTGGGAGGAGGCATGTGTTTCACCTGAGCCATCATGTACCTGGTTATCTTTAGGTGCAAAAAGGACAATGAATCGCATCCTCCTGGACCATTATCTTGTTGGTTGTGTCCTCACCAAAACCCAAAGACGGAATGATTCACTGACTTCACTGAACCTCGTGGTGCCATCGAGAGCCAGACAGACCCCTGGTTCAGTCCCTGGTTTGCGCTGAGATAGCTGACCAGCAGTGGTGTTGGGATGAGGGTGTTGCAGTTTGCCCCAATGTCCCCAGGCTAGGAAGGGGAAAACTCAGGTTCCTGTTTGCTGTGTACAGCTGCCTGCTGGAAAttgcatgtgtgtggacattgggagaatccaatatagaatcatagaaatgtacggcacaggaggcggccatttggcccatcgtatctgtgctatcggaaaaagagctatccggtctcatcccactttccagctcttggtccgtagccttgtagattcCAGCACTtctagtgcatatccaagtactttttaaatgagttgagggtttctgcctctaccaccctttctggcagagttccagtcccccaccaccccctgggtgaaaaagttctcctcaactcccctctaatccttctaccaattactttaaatctatgccctctggttattgacccctctgcgggaaataggtccttcctatccactctatccaggcctctcataattttatacacctcaattaaatctgccctcCGCCTCTtcggttccaaagaaaacaaccccagcctatccaatctttcctcatagctaaaattctccagtcctgacaacatcctcgtaaatctcctctgtaccgcctctagcgcaatcacatctttcccgtaatgtggtgaccagaactctacgCAGTACAGTGATGCTGCcattggttgaatagcctgctgatgctcaTTGCCTGGACTCGTACACGAATAATAGCTACTTGgaagaggtactggagggctattGGTGTTCGTAGAATCGTACCCCAGTTCGAGTCACTTTGAGAAAGGTGGGGTGGTGCAGGGTAATTGAAGTCTCATGGCTAAAACCAGGCAGAACAGGTGGATATTGTGCTATGATTGAGCTGCGACTGATGAGATTATTGGAATGTATCCTTTTACTCCATCTTAATGTTTTCATTCTTGGCCAACAGAGAGGTCACTCTTCAGTAACAGCTACTAATGGTCTTTCTTTTAACAGAGTCCGAAAGGTGAAAGAATACGATCGCGAATTCAACACAAAAGACTTTGCCTCCAAGGCCCAGGACATTTACATAGAGGCACACAGCTGCCTTGCGAAGTGAGTAACGTTTCCACTGACTTTTGcaaaagtaaataaaaatgtaaaaccatTGTCCTGCGTTTCCTTGTGACAGGAGGGCAAGGGATTTGAACAAGGCATACTTCAAGTGactgtctctgtaacctgctccagccctacaactcttcgagatctctgcgctcctccaaatctgacTTCTtatccatccccgatttccatcgctccatcaCTGGGGgccatgccatcagctgcctcggcccaaagctctggaattcccttccgaaacccctctacctctctctcctcctttaagacttttcccaaaggtagaggagtctataacgagggggcatagatttaaggtgagaggggagagatacaaaagggtccagaggggcaattttttcactcaaagggtggtgagtgtctggaatgagctgccagaggcagtagtagaggcgggtacaattttgtcttttaaaaagcatttggacagttacatgggtaagatgggtatagagggatatgggccaagtgcaggaaattgggactagcttagtggtattaactgggcgacatggacatgttgggccgaagggcctgtttccatgttgtaaacttctatgattctaagacgctccataaaacctacctctttgatcaagcttttggtcacatgtcctaatatctttttatgtggctcggagtcaaattttgtttgctaactctcctgtgaagcaccttgggacgttttactatgataaaggtgttatataaatgcaagatgttgttgataTCCCAGCCTTGATTGTGCTGCTGGGGAGTGAATCTGCAAAGTAGAAGAGCGAGAGGAGAAATTGGAGAGGGGTTCATTCTAGACCACTGCCGTGCAACTCCTATTGACCAACTGCACGGCACCATTGCTAGACAGTGCGCCCCTGGTCACCTGCCCAGCTTTCAACTGGGGAATGGGAAGTGGTGCCCTGGGCAAGGGCACGCATTCATCTACTGCTTGTTAACTTctgggcagaggagatttactagaacggtaccagggatgagggacttcagctatgtggaaagactagagaagctggggttgttctccttagagcagagaaggttaaggggagatttaacagaggtgttcagaattgtgaggggctttgatagagcaaatcaggagaaactgtttccactggcaggagggttggtaacagatttaagataattggcaagagaaccgGGGTGGGGGTcggtggtggggaggagggaaaatgtttttacgcagcgagttgttatgatctggaatgcgctgcctgaaagggcggtggaagcagattcaataataactctcaaaagggaactgaataaatacttgaagggcaaaaatttgcagggccatgaggaaagagcagggacgtGGGATTAactgctctttcaaaagagctggcacaggcatgatgagctgaatggcctccttctatgctgtaagattctatgattccctgcTGTATTGTACTGTAACTGAAAAGAATTTGTGCATTTACTTCCCTGAGGAATCCACAAGCACAATTGAtgtgatttgttttatttttgtttacaGTTTTGACAAAGTAGCCCTTCACAGGTTGgtgacagagagatgttacccgGTAAGTTCAGTTTCTCATTCTGTGACTTTACCTCtgcaagtttaaaaataaaattggctTTTGACAGGGTGGGAGGATTGATCCAAGTTGCTAGACGGGGGTACAGAGCAGCCTGGATCAATCCTCCCCCCTGTTGAGGAAAGTAGACTAACCCGAATCACTGGTCTTCCCATCAGGATATGGTGCGTGGCAACAGATACAAGACCATCCGCTGGAAGTTTTTGCATTCGCTGGAGGCGCCGAGGGTTGTGCACGTTCGATGCCCTGACATGGTCCACAAAGGGAACCTGTACGGTCAAGTCACTGTCCGATTCCACACCCAGCAGGTATTCATCAGCTGTATTTAGTATGGACCGAGGACCAGTGAATGTGAGAATCATGAAAGCATAGCTAAGACTGGCAACGGTAGTCTGGTACAGTATAGAAGCAAGTGATATCCAGGCTTGCTTATCAATGttaatagaatttacagctcagaaacaggccattcggcccaactggtccatgttggtgtttatgttccacacgagcctcctcccaccctacttcatctcaccctatcagcatatccttctattcctttctcctgcatgtgtttatctaacatccccttaaatacatctatgctatttgcctcagcaacTCCTTGTGCTCTCTAATGCCACTTCACCCAGAGACTGCACATGGTCTTTTACTCTCCGTGTAGAGATTGATTAGtatattattaaaaaaatcttGCGTATGATGTGTTCTTCTTGTCAAGATCGCTCAGATCCGGGGTAAACCGCCTCCTGCAGCTTCCCAGTGATGCCATCAGTGGGTTAGGTGATTTTCACTGTGACAAGTGGAATTTTGCACAGAGTTTCTCTTCTTTTTgtttcaaaaaaaattgttttaagaCACGACACTTAAACGGAGGTCACACTGCAGACGAGATGTCTGGGTCATTGGCTCCGGCTTCTTTTGAAAGAGCCGAAGTATGTTAACATGCTGCAGGGAAAAGTCTGCTTGCTTTGGATCAGCAATAAATCCATTAAGCTGACGGTGCTTTGAACCAATGTGCAAATGGAAGGTGTCCAATGCTTATTGTGGGTTGCAATTGTAAAAATTGCCAGACCTAGAAActgtgggccagattttgctgaaaaataacAGCGTCCGAATGACACATGgaattattaatgcgcaaattggccagcaacttgtagcgaggGAGCGACACCCCGTGtattgcaaatcgccacaagttgctggccgatttgcacagctccaccattagcttcacgaaaaccgTGTCTTGctcttaacctccccgtgagtttcatgaagtacATTTGTACATTCATtgcgcattaa contains the following coding sequences:
- the mrpl45 gene encoding 39S ribosomal protein L45, mitochondrial translates to MAASMGRLLRAVEEPLGRGVNASRQVFQGLEALLSPVKLCASATVIPVRTKRRHYVPPRKQDNSADQEQIARAAGMVIRQQYMERSINISSTAGIFDPYIPPEGDARMSSLTKAGLKQRAEQIKQQATSQLAVRKVKEYDREFNTKDFASKAQDIYIEAHSCLANFDKVALHRLVTERCYPDMVRGNRYKTIRWKFLHSLEAPRVVHVRCPDMVHKGNLYGQVTVRFHTQQTLAIYDRFGRLMYGNEDLPKDVLEYVVIERHLVNPYGLWRMHGKIVPAWAPPKDPIIKTIMIPGPVLKPWEEFEAKNTEIPKPESIQWNK